A genome region from Campylobacter concisus includes the following:
- a CDS encoding phage tail assembly protein has translation MKEIKIKDEIWQMHAPKVRTIKMADENGGSDMAKTIYMIAALCNKTQEEVENLEFKEFMSLQKALNDFLDVRAE, from the coding sequence ATGAAAGAGATAAAGATAAAAGATGAAATTTGGCAAATGCACGCACCAAAAGTAAGAACCATTAAGATGGCGGATGAAAATGGTGGTAGCGATATGGCAAAGACTATCTATATGATAGCTGCACTTTGCAATAAGACACAAGAAGAAGTTGAAAATTTGGAGTTTAAAGAATTTATGTCTTTACAAAAGGCGTTAAATGATTTTTTAGATGTAAGGGCGGAGTAA
- a CDS encoding sensor histidine kinase: protein MHKSFKIQIIATFVIMSLFCFQSFVILNLSQKNSTSKALFGAMKHENIIKNSFLKNENIAISLKYKFAIYDVNFKPIISTLTKQPSSFKFVTLEEDGYLFYKSFFIKDKTPYYIVVEKELDNKKNIFLTAIMLLVILVAVLFIVYFLYLSSVKPYKEFQKYMNNFFNDAMHELKTPLGVAGMNLEMLGLENKYITRIKNALKQMQITYEDVEYFIKRGYIKFPLERLNIGEYVKERVKFLSSVADVKSIEIKTNLASDAFTMLSKVEAQRIIDNTITNAIKYSQKESEILINLSFENERIKLSVQDFGKGIKDVKKVWKRYVREDEIQGGFGLGLNIVSEICQKHGITYGVDSVYGEGSTFYYKFKRA, encoded by the coding sequence ATGCACAAGAGCTTTAAGATTCAGATCATAGCGACATTTGTGATAATGTCGCTATTTTGTTTTCAAAGCTTTGTGATCCTAAATTTAAGCCAAAAAAACAGCACTTCCAAAGCTCTTTTTGGTGCTATGAAACATGAAAATATCATCAAAAATTCATTTCTAAAAAACGAAAACATAGCTATTTCTTTAAAATATAAATTTGCAATCTACGATGTAAATTTTAAACCAATTATCTCAACTCTCACAAAACAGCCAAGTAGCTTTAAATTTGTAACACTTGAAGAGGACGGATATCTATTTTACAAGAGCTTTTTTATAAAAGATAAGACCCCTTACTACATCGTCGTAGAAAAGGAGCTTGATAATAAAAAGAACATCTTTTTAACGGCCATCATGCTGCTTGTCATCCTTGTGGCAGTGCTTTTTATCGTATATTTTTTATATCTAAGCAGCGTTAAGCCCTATAAAGAGTTTCAAAAGTATATGAACAACTTTTTTAACGACGCCATGCACGAGCTAAAGACCCCACTTGGCGTAGCTGGTATGAACCTTGAGATGCTTGGACTTGAAAACAAGTATATAACCCGCATCAAAAATGCCCTAAAACAGATGCAGATAACCTACGAAGATGTCGAGTACTTCATAAAGCGAGGCTACATCAAATTTCCACTTGAGAGGCTAAATATAGGCGAGTATGTTAAAGAGCGAGTGAAATTTCTCTCAAGCGTGGCTGATGTCAAGAGCATCGAGATAAAGACAAATTTAGCAAGCGATGCATTTACTATGCTAAGCAAGGTCGAAGCTCAGCGTATCATCGACAACACCATCACAAACGCTATAAAATACAGTCAAAAAGAGAGCGAGATACTAATAAATTTAAGCTTTGAGAATGAGCGCATAAAGCTTAGCGTGCAAGACTTTGGCAAGGGGATAAAGGACGTCAAAAAGGTCTGGAAACGTTATGTAAGAGAGGATGAAATCCAAGGTGGCTTTGGTCTTGGGCTAAATATCGTCAGTGAAATTTGCCAAAAACATGGCATTACATACGGCGTTGATAGCGTCTATGGCGAGGGCAGCACCTTTTATTATAAATTTAAACGAGCTTAA
- a CDS encoding HIT family protein, whose protein sequence is MIYEDKFIKIEREDNELPWIKIFTIKPFRELSDCDEASRARLFEAILVAEKAMLEFYKPTKINIASFGNYVPRVHIHVIARFSSDAFFPDSVWANPKRKSELALPEFNKFAKFLEEKLRASFE, encoded by the coding sequence ATGATCTATGAAGATAAATTTATAAAAATCGAGCGTGAGGACAATGAACTTCCATGGATAAAAATTTTTACCATTAAGCCATTTCGTGAGCTAAGCGATTGCGATGAAGCGAGTAGGGCAAGGCTTTTTGAGGCGATACTAGTAGCTGAAAAGGCGATGCTTGAGTTTTATAAACCAACCAAAATAAATATTGCAAGCTTTGGAAACTACGTGCCACGCGTGCATATTCATGTTATTGCTAGATTTAGTAGTGACGCATTTTTTCCAGATAGCGTTTGGGCTAATCCAAAAAGAAAAAGCGAGCTTGCGTTGCCAGAATTTAATAAATTTGCAAAATTTTTAGAAGAAAAGTTAAGGGCTAGTTTTGAATAA
- a CDS encoding tail protein X → MTKIYIAKDGDRLDTIVYNHYGHLRFFEQVLALNPKLATTLKAGDKVFLPEIKEKAKEQNKLW, encoded by the coding sequence ATGACTAAAATTTACATAGCTAAAGACGGTGATAGGCTTGATACTATCGTCTATAACCATTACGGGCATCTAAGATTTTTCGAGCAAGTATTAGCTCTAAATCCAAAACTAGCCACTACACTTAAAGCTGGCGACAAGGTATTTTTGCCCGAGATAAAAGAGAAAGCCAAGGAGCAAAATAAGCTATGGTAA
- a CDS encoding phage tail sheath subtilisin-like domain-containing protein — translation MAAKFGVNVTVSAEAARPIAVESTTPIGIAGYEEVLENGLHFYMTTAKALEALEAKYKAKKDASQAFKKGSIYRALKGIEDQAVNTQIILSVFTKDDDEDTNDEITECKSAVTAFAKAKSRFGYSPNLIIAPGFSHEDAIKGEIEKMATRLKATGIVDLKADDAAAAIVKMGDFGTNRLVAAYPNVKVWDDETNAYVYEGQSARIAGMIAHTDGASEFGYSDSYSNRVMIGVSGTQIDVDFELGETCTADELRAAKISTIIRESGFRAWGGETSDQDTIWQDLARVRIFDRISQACQKGVLFAIDRKASELYHAKRSVSELLRQLVGAKVLLGYELSWSAKNTDATITAGKFYLDVRMQNNPIVKQLTLDFIYVDKYGSVLMDELNK, via the coding sequence ATGGCAGCAAAATTTGGTGTAAACGTAACCGTATCAGCTGAGGCAGCAAGACCAATAGCAGTAGAAAGTACTACACCTATTGGTATAGCAGGGTATGAAGAGGTGCTAGAAAATGGCCTACATTTTTATATGACAACAGCAAAGGCACTTGAAGCTCTTGAAGCAAAATACAAAGCTAAAAAGGATGCGAGCCAAGCTTTTAAAAAAGGCTCTATTTATAGGGCTTTAAAAGGTATTGAAGATCAGGCCGTAAATACTCAAATAATTTTAAGTGTATTTACAAAAGATGACGATGAGGACACAAACGATGAGATCACGGAGTGCAAAAGTGCCGTCACAGCGTTTGCTAAAGCAAAATCACGCTTTGGTTATAGCCCAAATTTAATAATCGCACCTGGCTTTAGCCATGAAGATGCTATCAAGGGTGAGATAGAAAAGATGGCAACCAGACTAAAAGCAACCGGCATTGTAGATCTAAAAGCGGATGACGCAGCAGCAGCCATTGTTAAAATGGGTGATTTTGGTACAAATAGGCTAGTTGCCGCTTATCCAAATGTCAAGGTTTGGGATGATGAAACGAATGCTTATGTCTATGAGGGGCAAAGTGCGAGAATAGCCGGCATGATAGCTCACACAGATGGAGCAAGCGAGTTTGGATATTCAGATAGCTACTCAAATAGGGTTATGATAGGAGTTTCTGGCACGCAAATAGACGTGGATTTTGAGTTGGGTGAGACTTGTACAGCTGATGAGCTAAGGGCAGCAAAAATTTCTACCATCATTAGAGAAAGTGGCTTTAGGGCTTGGGGTGGCGAAACGAGTGACCAAGATACTATTTGGCAAGATCTAGCACGTGTTAGGATATTTGACCGAATATCACAAGCTTGCCAAAAGGGAGTGCTGTTTGCGATCGATAGAAAAGCTAGTGAGCTTTATCATGCAAAAAGATCAGTTAGCGAGCTCCTTCGTCAGCTAGTTGGAGCAAAGGTACTTCTTGGATATGAGCTTAGCTGGAGTGCAAAAAACACCGACGCAACTATCACGGCTGGTAAATTTTACCTTGATGTCAGAATGCAAAACAATCCAATCGTTAAGCAGCTTACACTTGATTTTATCTACGTGGATAAATACGGTAGCGTTTTGATGGATGAGTTAAACAAATAA
- a CDS encoding phage late control D family protein, which yields MVKHPNFKLEANGKDITEIIKANLISLNFDDKEGSKSDEISFSVSGIYAKPVFGDSLKLWLGYGDDLYLCGSFSVQTASRDYKNYTTEVRATAVNFASPQKIKKRRSWENTTVFEIAKKIAGENKLAVKTSGQDQNITSVLQNDAGDLDFLYGLCFDYGFIMAVKNATIVIAAKDAKGDETQTSNTPKNESLPTFTLNLAELYSLEITEANRNSYGAVIVEWQDIEAGKTKSIKVGSGEQTYKMQIAQPKSDNEAFKMGEAKLNELQRGGINGRCSLAGANIVAGGKLKFSGIAGLEANEFSIKSVSHRLSTDNYEIEIEFEG from the coding sequence ATGGTAAAGCATCCAAATTTCAAGCTCGAAGCAAACGGTAAAGATATTACGGAGATCATCAAAGCAAATCTCATCAGTCTAAATTTCGACGATAAGGAAGGTAGCAAAAGCGACGAGATAAGCTTTAGTGTTAGCGGCATATATGCCAAGCCCGTATTCGGCGATAGCTTAAAGCTTTGGCTCGGGTATGGGGACGATCTTTATCTTTGCGGCTCGTTTAGCGTGCAAACGGCTAGTAGAGACTATAAAAATTATACCACCGAAGTAAGAGCGACGGCAGTAAATTTCGCTAGCCCTCAAAAAATCAAAAAGCGCAGAAGCTGGGAGAACACTACCGTATTTGAAATAGCAAAGAAAATAGCCGGCGAAAATAAGCTTGCCGTAAAAACGTCCGGGCAGGATCAAAACATCACCTCCGTCTTGCAAAATGATGCGGGAGATCTAGATTTCTTGTATGGGCTTTGCTTTGATTACGGCTTTATCATGGCCGTAAAAAACGCTACTATCGTCATAGCCGCGAAAGATGCAAAGGGAGATGAAACACAAACGTCAAATACCCCTAAAAACGAAAGCCTACCCACTTTTACTCTAAATTTAGCCGAGCTTTACTCGTTAGAGATTACGGAGGCAAACAGAAACTCTTACGGAGCGGTCATAGTAGAATGGCAAGACATAGAAGCTGGTAAAACCAAAAGTATCAAGGTAGGTAGCGGAGAGCAAACATATAAAATGCAAATAGCCCAACCAAAGAGCGACAATGAAGCCTTTAAAATGGGCGAAGCAAAGCTAAACGAATTGCAGCGCGGCGGCATAAACGGCAGGTGCTCTTTGGCCGGCGCAAATATAGTAGCGGGCGGAAAGCTTAAATTTAGCGGTATAGCGGGGCTAGAAGCAAACGAATTTAGTATCAAAAGCGTAAGCCATAGATTGAGTACGGATAATTACGAAATAGAGATTGAATTTGAGGGGTAA
- a CDS encoding phage tail protein, with protein sequence MVLNLGGFKFNWKQVGGISLETEFGISSQDRIQNHPVLFAANLGNQTVSIEGQTMPYNGDKQTALKRLYDIAYSRQSYPLTNGNGKYFGRFAVIKISEKQAVFTPNGAFFTQSFSLELRRDYD encoded by the coding sequence ATGGTATTAAATTTGGGCGGATTTAAATTTAACTGGAAGCAAGTAGGCGGCATATCGCTCGAGACCGAGTTTGGCATAAGTTCGCAGGATCGTATCCAAAATCACCCCGTTTTATTTGCGGCAAATTTAGGAAACCAAACCGTGAGCATAGAGGGCCAGACTATGCCCTATAACGGCGACAAACAAACGGCACTTAAAAGACTTTACGATATAGCTTACTCAAGGCAAAGTTATCCGCTAACCAACGGAAACGGCAAATATTTCGGCAGGTTCGCGGTTATTAAAATCAGCGAAAAACAAGCCGTATTTACCCCAAACGGAGCGTTTTTTACACAGAGCTTTAGTTTGGAGCTTAGGAGAGATTATGACTAA
- a CDS encoding cytochrome C yields MSSKIKFGAKMGEPHLCPRCEQRTIYFDGICYDCRQKEKMEFYQGLSEAEIKQKLKNVLAHTDDIGKYDEIYSDLVYIFYLHGICDEQIIREVTKECEYYPFEIYKNAPSDVRDELINSLNDAENMVKINHILCALAWQGDEVVRELFFKLYNAPKPWKAKLHVDTDAYAQVAGWSFDESGKRKSLVFDRCFTCGPSQNADASVKFKALSDEKCKFCSGEMLEFIIKKESLKRLGLELKNDAVLKFCPTCVGLVQYFCQNDGNSVQTEVVGEGDSEDYLRDAVATLDGQNFELASEVCAHYSYMIDSEILLGGYPQWEQDAEHLKCPKCSKSMKYLAQIPLGSLVDGEGTIYVQICDECEIVGTNFQCT; encoded by the coding sequence TTGAGTAGCAAAATTAAATTTGGAGCAAAAATGGGTGAGCCACATCTTTGTCCTAGGTGCGAGCAAAGGACGATTTACTTTGATGGGATCTGCTATGATTGCAGGCAAAAAGAGAAGATGGAGTTTTATCAAGGCTTAAGCGAGGCTGAGATTAAGCAAAAGCTAAAAAATGTCCTAGCTCACACAGACGATATAGGCAAATATGATGAAATTTATAGCGATCTTGTCTATATTTTCTACCTACACGGAATTTGCGACGAGCAGATAATAAGAGAAGTGACCAAAGAGTGTGAATACTACCCGTTTGAAATTTACAAAAACGCCCCAAGTGATGTAAGAGATGAGCTCATAAATAGTCTAAATGACGCTGAAAATATGGTAAAAATCAATCACATCCTTTGCGCACTTGCCTGGCAGGGCGATGAGGTGGTAAGGGAGCTATTTTTTAAGCTCTATAATGCGCCAAAGCCTTGGAAAGCAAAGCTTCATGTTGATACTGACGCATACGCTCAGGTTGCTGGCTGGAGCTTTGACGAGAGTGGTAAGAGAAAAAGCCTAGTTTTTGATAGGTGTTTTACATGTGGGCCAAGCCAAAACGCAGACGCAAGCGTTAAATTTAAAGCACTGAGTGATGAAAAATGTAAATTTTGTAGCGGCGAGATGCTGGAATTTATCATCAAAAAAGAGAGTCTAAAGCGACTTGGGCTAGAGCTTAAAAACGATGCTGTGCTTAAATTTTGCCCAACATGCGTTGGCCTTGTGCAGTATTTTTGCCAAAATGACGGCAATAGCGTGCAAACAGAGGTAGTAGGCGAGGGTGATAGCGAAGATTATTTAAGAGATGCTGTGGCAACGCTCGATGGGCAAAATTTCGAGCTGGCTAGCGAGGTTTGCGCTCACTACTCATATATGATAGATAGCGAAATTTTGCTTGGTGGATATCCGCAGTGGGAGCAAGATGCTGAGCATTTAAAATGTCCAAAATGTAGCAAAAGCATGAAATATCTAGCACAAATTCCTCTTGGAAGTCTAGTAGATGGCGAGGGAACTATATATGTTCAAATATGTGATGAATGCGAGATCGTCGGGACAAATTTTCAGTGCACGTAA
- a CDS encoding AI-2E family transporter: MNNRLFFGIFVFCALALVVYLFKPYLLDIFIAALLAVAVSNVQIAFLSLTKNRKTLSSALTTSVLLCLFIAPLLYAVVEIAKYAAGFDINNVTKTIEFIKNYDFRMPESINFLEPKIKEFIGGLDIKMLFSQLATNLASLGKLSLKFGVDMIIILVFFFFCNLYGNELISYLKYALPLKQDDTESILSEVGNVMSVVFYSTIANMIIQGFLFAIVTSFYGYDGVLTGIFFSFASLIPVVGGILAWAPISIYEFANGNTAAAITIAIYTIVVISFAADTLLKPLVIKFINSKLVKIPTKINELLIFFAMLAGITTFGFWGVILGPAIVTFFISTIKLYTLLRERNFV, translated from the coding sequence ATGAACAATAGACTATTTTTTGGAATTTTTGTATTTTGTGCTTTGGCTTTGGTGGTCTATCTTTTTAAACCATATCTGCTTGATATTTTTATCGCTGCACTGCTTGCTGTCGCGGTTTCAAATGTCCAAATCGCATTTTTATCGCTCACTAAAAACCGCAAGACGCTTTCATCGGCACTTACAACGTCTGTGCTTCTTTGCTTATTTATCGCCCCACTTCTTTATGCGGTGGTTGAGATCGCAAAATACGCAGCTGGCTTTGATATAAACAATGTCACAAAGACTATCGAATTTATTAAAAATTATGATTTTAGGATGCCTGAGTCGATAAATTTTTTAGAGCCAAAGATAAAAGAATTTATCGGCGGACTTGATATTAAAATGCTTTTTTCTCAACTTGCGACAAACCTTGCAAGTCTAGGTAAGTTAAGCCTTAAATTTGGCGTTGATATGATTATTATTTTGGTCTTTTTCTTCTTTTGCAATCTTTACGGCAATGAACTAATCAGCTATCTAAAATATGCACTTCCGCTAAAACAAGATGACACAGAGTCTATTTTAAGCGAAGTTGGCAACGTGATGAGTGTCGTTTTTTACTCAACCATCGCAAATATGATAATCCAAGGCTTTTTATTTGCTATTGTCACAAGCTTTTACGGCTATGACGGCGTGCTAACTGGTATCTTTTTTAGCTTTGCTTCACTTATTCCAGTTGTTGGCGGTATTTTGGCGTGGGCGCCTATTAGCATTTATGAGTTTGCAAATGGCAACACAGCAGCAGCGATAACTATCGCAATTTACACGATCGTAGTGATCTCGTTTGCAGCTGATACGCTTTTAAAGCCACTTGTTATTAAATTTATAAACTCGAAGCTGGTTAAAATACCAACAAAGATAAATGAGCTTCTTATATTCTTTGCGATGCTTGCAGGTATCACGACATTTGGGTTTTGGGGTGTGATCCTTGGACCTGCGATCGTTACATTTTTTATCTCGACTATCAAACTTTATACGCTTTTGCGAGAGAGAAATTTTGTATAA
- the ruvB gene encoding Holliday junction branch migration DNA helicase RuvB — protein sequence MDRIVEIEKVSFENDFEVSLRPTKFEDYIGQEKIKQNLDVFIKAAKKRNECLDHVLFYGPPGLGKTTLAHIIANEMGVSIKMTAAPMIEKSGDLAAILTNLQEGDVLFIDEIHRLSPAIEEVLYPAMEDFRLDIIIGSGPAAQTIKIDLPKFTLIGATTRAGMISAPLRDRFGMDFRLQFYTSSELSRIVQIASAKLGKECDKNASLEIAKRSRATPRIALRLLKRIRDFAEVNDEQIISHERAKEGLNALGVNSLGFDEMDIRYLEILMQARRRPMGLSTIAAALSEDEGTVEDVIEPYLLANGFIERTAKGRIASAKCFETFNVKIDIEKGLFE from the coding sequence TTGGATAGAATCGTTGAAATCGAAAAAGTAAGCTTTGAAAATGACTTTGAAGTCTCGCTTAGACCGACAAAATTTGAAGACTACATCGGCCAAGAAAAGATAAAGCAAAATTTAGATGTCTTTATAAAAGCCGCCAAAAAGAGAAATGAGTGTCTAGATCACGTGCTATTTTACGGCCCTCCAGGACTTGGTAAAACGACACTTGCTCACATCATCGCAAATGAAATGGGCGTAAGTATCAAAATGACCGCAGCGCCGATGATAGAAAAGAGTGGTGATCTTGCGGCGATCCTTACAAATTTACAAGAGGGCGACGTGCTTTTTATCGACGAGATACACCGCCTAAGCCCAGCTATCGAAGAGGTGCTTTACCCTGCTATGGAGGACTTTAGGCTTGACATCATCATAGGCTCAGGGCCTGCGGCTCAGACTATCAAGATAGACCTACCAAAATTTACGCTTATTGGCGCAACGACGCGTGCTGGTATGATCTCAGCGCCACTTAGAGATCGCTTTGGAATGGACTTTAGGCTGCAGTTTTACACAAGTAGTGAGCTAAGCCGTATCGTACAGATCGCCTCAGCTAAGCTTGGCAAAGAGTGCGACAAAAACGCCTCGCTTGAGATTGCCAAACGCTCACGTGCCACGCCAAGGATCGCTCTTAGACTATTAAAGCGAATTCGCGACTTTGCCGAGGTAAATGACGAGCAAATCATCAGCCACGAGCGTGCAAAAGAAGGGCTTAACGCACTTGGTGTAAATTCGCTTGGATTTGACGAGATGGATATTAGGTATTTAGAAATTTTGATGCAAGCAAGGCGCCGTCCTATGGGGCTTAGCACGATCGCAGCGGCACTTAGCGAGGATGAGGGCACGGTTGAGGACGTCATCGAGCCATATCTGCTTGCAAATGGCTTTATCGAGCGCACCGCAAAGGGTAGAATCGCGAGTGCGAAGTGCTTTGAGACCTTTAACGTCAAGATCGACATCGAAAAAGGGCTTTTTGAGTAG
- a CDS encoding phage major tail tube protein, with translation MKRQIPQVIQEGNVYIDGIGYLGVTKKLKLPTIEFEMIESKGALSTNYTTGMLKATEVEFTVSVLDKNMWVNLGLNSFTNRIPWLFKASIFQSGKSKTVPFSAAFTGDIASYEVSEFESGKELEVTIKLSAHFVDINVDGVPMVLKDSENMICVIGGVDYMAGVRSNLGE, from the coding sequence ATGAAAAGACAAATTCCTCAAGTAATCCAAGAAGGTAACGTTTATATAGATGGCATCGGCTATCTTGGTGTAACAAAAAAGCTTAAGCTTCCCACAATAGAGTTTGAAATGATAGAGAGCAAAGGAGCTCTTAGCACAAATTACACAACTGGCATGCTAAAGGCAACAGAGGTTGAATTTACAGTTAGTGTGTTAGACAAAAACATGTGGGTAAATTTAGGACTAAACAGCTTTACCAACCGCATTCCGTGGCTTTTTAAAGCTAGCATTTTCCAAAGCGGCAAAAGCAAAACTGTGCCTTTCAGCGCAGCCTTCACTGGAGATATTGCCAGTTATGAAGTATCTGAGTTTGAAAGCGGAAAAGAGTTAGAAGTTACTATTAAGCTATCAGCTCATTTTGTGGACATCAACGTGGATGGTGTGCCGATGGTGCTAAAAGATAGTGAAAATATGATATGCGTTATAGGCGGAGTTGATTATATGGCAGGGGTTCGCTCAAATTTAGGAGAGTGA
- a CDS encoding phage tail tape measure protein, with the protein MDNAQVGISIGLAVKGLSKISELKKGFDGLKGKIAEAKKAITSLDNTRLSNLSSQIRESQKALLGELTTNFSNLTNSVAIGVPIKLAIDDEAAFANVKKYVDDSDENLAKLKNEMRGLSSQLGESFSNIADIAAGGGKINLAGEELVTYTKMLATGSVAFEMSSEALSKAANNMKVGFKMNDIKELNSFFDSVNLLDNKVTNANASDIFEATSLTAANASLIGLDSKSASAISATMLSTGKASSVVGTSLNALYSTLSMADKKGKNFQEALASIGMDATYLKTALQKDAAGAITTFLEAISRADKDKQAGLLYDLVGGNFNDEIAGLVTNIDALKANIKMAHSDEATGSMQRELQTKLNTTKSGIERVTQAWRNLGSSLGETFLPLTNLLASILSKVAGVLSSLNEKFPRLSAIVVSAAAGFMIFKPVLLLSKIALLSVADGFLGVIRVVKFLNPMLLIAKLRWLAHAVSISSATLAAKAHAFSIWLVGARLRATLAITTAYSAASKAFGVACGVMRSGLMAVTLATKAMKFALISTGIGAIVVALGTAAAYLMENWDEVKAFFERIWENVKPYWESTTKFFSDLWQGVSDFLSAIFEPVIKIWDELFGGFFDWIAEKFGWINDMVGEAIKGLSSAWSKTKEFFGFGDDEQASSELKPKDDSGGFFNSIFGSDSDTNAKEAPALVAASPGGGAINISFNGDFLLNSDNGKFDLESFKAQIVKGVKEALKRDEFNSANTEIREQR; encoded by the coding sequence ATGGATAACGCACAAGTTGGTATTAGTATTGGTCTAGCAGTAAAAGGGCTAAGTAAAATATCAGAGCTAAAAAAAGGGTTTGATGGTTTAAAAGGTAAGATAGCAGAAGCAAAAAAAGCCATAACATCTTTAGACAACACTAGATTGTCAAATCTATCTAGCCAAATAAGAGAGAGCCAAAAAGCACTTTTGGGCGAGCTTACGACAAATTTTAGCAATCTTACAAACTCGGTAGCCATAGGAGTGCCAATAAAACTTGCCATTGATGATGAGGCGGCTTTTGCGAATGTAAAAAAATATGTTGATGATAGCGATGAAAACCTAGCTAAGCTAAAAAATGAGATGAGAGGGCTAAGCTCACAGCTTGGAGAGAGCTTTAGTAATATAGCTGACATTGCAGCTGGCGGCGGTAAGATAAATTTAGCTGGTGAGGAGCTAGTAACTTACACAAAGATGCTTGCAACCGGCTCAGTTGCATTTGAGATGAGCTCTGAAGCCTTATCAAAGGCGGCCAATAATATGAAAGTTGGCTTTAAGATGAACGATATAAAGGAGCTTAATAGCTTTTTTGATAGCGTAAACTTGCTCGACAATAAGGTTACTAATGCAAATGCTTCTGATATATTTGAGGCTACTTCGCTAACAGCTGCAAATGCTAGCTTGATAGGTCTAGATAGTAAAAGTGCTAGTGCTATAAGTGCTACAATGCTAAGCACTGGCAAAGCTAGCTCTGTTGTAGGCACTAGCTTAAATGCTCTTTACTCCACACTCTCAATGGCCGACAAAAAGGGTAAAAATTTTCAAGAAGCGCTAGCAAGCATAGGCATGGATGCAACATATCTAAAAACAGCCCTACAAAAAGATGCTGCTGGAGCTATAACTACGTTTTTAGAAGCGATCTCTAGAGCCGATAAAGATAAACAAGCAGGGCTACTTTATGATCTAGTTGGTGGAAATTTTAACGATGAGATAGCAGGGCTTGTAACAAATATCGATGCTCTTAAAGCAAATATCAAAATGGCACACTCGGATGAAGCCACAGGATCTATGCAGCGTGAGCTACAAACAAAGCTAAACACTACAAAAAGTGGTATCGAAAGGGTTACGCAAGCATGGAGAAATCTAGGTTCAAGCCTTGGAGAAACCTTTTTACCACTTACAAATTTATTAGCTTCTATCTTAAGTAAGGTAGCTGGAGTGTTAAGCTCGCTAAATGAAAAATTCCCAAGACTAAGTGCCATAGTTGTTAGCGCTGCAGCTGGCTTTATGATCTTTAAACCGGTGTTGCTTCTTAGCAAGATAGCACTTTTAAGTGTAGCAGATGGATTTTTGGGCGTTATAAGAGTAGTGAAATTTTTAAATCCTATGCTCTTAATAGCAAAACTCAGATGGTTGGCTCATGCTGTGAGTATATCAAGTGCCACGCTAGCTGCCAAAGCTCATGCATTTAGCATTTGGCTAGTTGGTGCAAGACTAAGAGCAACTCTAGCTATCACTACTGCTTATAGCGCTGCTTCAAAGGCCTTTGGTGTAGCGTGTGGTGTTATGCGTAGCGGATTAATGGCGGTAACTCTAGCTACAAAGGCTATGAAATTTGCTCTTATTAGCACAGGCATTGGTGCCATAGTGGTAGCTCTTGGCACAGCAGCGGCCTATCTTATGGAAAATTGGGACGAGGTAAAGGCATTTTTTGAGAGAATTTGGGAAAACGTCAAGCCATATTGGGAGAGCACGACAAAGTTTTTTAGTGATCTTTGGCAAGGAGTGAGCGACTTTTTAAGCGCTATTTTTGAGCCAGTTATCAAGATATGGGATGAGCTCTTTGGTGGTTTTTTTGACTGGATAGCTGAGAAATTTGGCTGGATAAATGATATGGTCGGTGAGGCCATTAAGGGGCTAAGTAGTGCTTGGAGCAAGACAAAAGAATTCTTTGGCTTTGGAGACGATGAGCAAGCAAGCAGTGAGCTAAAGCCAAAAGATGATAGCGGTGGCTTTTTTAACTCTATCTTTGGCTCAGATAGTGACACTAACGCAAAAGAGGCTCCAGCTTTAGTAGCAGCTAGCCCAGGTGGTGGCGCCATCAACATTAGCTTTAATGGTGATTTTTTACTTAACTCAGATAATGGCAAATTTGACCTAGAGAGCTTTAAGGCTCAAATAGTAAAAGGCGTCAAAGAGGCGCTTAAAAGAGATGAATTTAACAGCGCCAACACCGAAATAAGAGAGCAGAGGTAG